The Apium graveolens cultivar Ventura chromosome 3, ASM990537v1, whole genome shotgun sequence sequence GAAGATTTGGGAAATCTGGTTCAAAAAGCTCATATCCACCCAGTCGTGCTAGCAGGGAAGACATTGAAACTTGTAATAACAGCATTAGCAATCTGAGCAGTCCCCTCCCTCCCAGCTTCACTCCTTCTCCCTTTGAACAGCGCACTACAAATGCAGATCATTTCAATCCAATGTATCAAGTTTCAGCTGATCAATCTCCAGGGTCATCAAGAGGAAACGAAGCTGCAGTCATGGGGTCTCCCTCACTAGTACCAACGCGAAGAATCAACCCAGTTTCTACAGCAAACACAAGGTCATCCATATATTGGGATGACAATGCTGGGCGTTTTGTATCTGCATCAACCCAGAACGTCAGTTCTTCCTCTCAGATGCCTCCCGGGCCAGAGCTTACATACACATGTCAGTCTATATTCTATAGTGGACCCCTCGTAAATGAACAGTTAAGCAGCGGGACAAGAAACACAAGTGTGGCTTCCACGAGGTCTGACAGAGGTCCAACGCCAAGCTATTATCAGCAGAGTCGAACACAGAGGGGTGGCCAGCTTCCGGTGTTTACTCCTAGAGATTCTCAGCAGAACTAGTTCTCTTTCTAGATCAAGTCGCACCGGCTTTTTACCGATAGAATACAAATGTTAATACAGAGTTCAGATATTTCCAGATAGGAAGTCAGTTTTTTCCAGTTTCATTTCCACGTACTAGCTACTTCTGCATTTATATacattttcatttttaatttgaaaTATGGGGTCTTTACACAAAAAAAAAGCTGAAATATTGGGTGAACATTATTGACTTGCTATGCTTGCACTTGCAGAACACTCGAAGCTCAAATAATAATCTATTTAACTTACAATCTTTTCGGATTATAGTCGTAAATTTTTACGGTTTAAATTCCGTAAAAAGTTATTTAAACCTTAAAAAGTTACAGACCCATGGGTTAAGTGGGTAAAAATATATCCCTCACCGAAATTTCAGAGAGATTATATCCAGAAGCATCAAACAGACCACTCACTGAAAAAGAGACCACTTTACAAAGTGGTGAAAGTGCTGAAGAATTGTGTTAAATAGGTATAGTTCAAGATTTGAACATCAAGTCGTTGTAGTATAGTGGTAAGTATTCCCGCCTGTCACGCGGGTGACCCGGGTTCGATCCCCGGCAGCGGCgtctttttgatatttttttttttgctttaCTTTTCCCCTTTTTCTCAACACACATTGATCAGGCAATGAGTTTTGTGATTGTAGTATAAGATGAGGCTATTCTCAAACACCTTAATGGAGAGAACAACATGTATGTTAATTGATTATTGGATTACTAGTAACGCACAaagtatatttattttttaaagcATAATCAAACATTTTTGCtgtaattataaaaatttaaatttaatggTTGAGGTGATAATCTGGTGGTCTCTGTTTGATTAAACTCCTACTAATACTCTGGGGATGAAATGTTTCATTCAAAAGAAACAGGTTTGCCtccattttattatttttattcatacTACATTCTCCAACAAGTCTCGTTTTGCCACCAGGTCCAAGAACCATAAAAATTATCATACTTAAATTTCTTCGATTACTCGTGTTTTCTAGATAAATATTGTTCCTATTTCATGCATGATTGTTTTTCGGACCCGTGTGGTTCTCATGACAACCTACATTTATCATAAAGAGGATTGAGGAAGGCGAGAAATGTCGGGAGGAGCAGAGTCTGGTGAGAGGCAGCTTGATCAAACACCTACATGGGCAGTTGGTCTTGTTTGTGCTGTTATTGTTGTTATCTCGGTTTTACTGGAGAAACTTTTGCATCATATCGGACATGTAACTCTTTTTTCTGCTGCTATAACTTATTTTGTTTAACTATCGATTCGTCTTTCTGCAACTTTAAGGCTTGTAATTGTATTACACATTACTTGGCATTGTGCTTTTTCATTTCAATTTTCTTGCTACCTATCTGGTTGTTTTTGGCCTGTTTCTGAACTTTGTTCAGTTTCTTGGATTGGTAACTTGACAAAAGATGACAACTTTTATCGTAGCTCCATAACTACAGATCATGTGAGTGTTAAAGGGTAATATTAGAAATTTGAGACAAGAAATGCATGTACTAAAGGAGAGGAAAGAATAACAGCCTTGAGGTTTATCGTATTATTCACTTGTGCAAAAATTTGTAATTTGCCTCATTTGATGTTCACATGTCTGTCTTGGCGTTCTCTTATAACTTCTGCAATTGGCATCTACAATCATCTGGTTTTCCGAAACTAAAAACCTaataattatgttttaaccaAAAGATCACCATTAAAGGTTCAGAACTGTTTTCCATGTTTCTATGACTCCATCTATCCCTTTATCTTGCTCATATGTTTGCGTATAGTACTTCATTATGTTTGTTGTCCTTGAACAGTTATAGCACTTTGTGATAATATGCACATCAGTAGATTTAGCGATAGGTATTTCTTCATCTATATAGTTTTTCACACGCGTCAAGATTTAGATTGTAAGATAACTAAGTGTAAAGGCCTTCTAAGAAAAATCTAATCCAAAATTCTCATCACTCTTGGTTCAGTCTCTTTGACAATAAtaagattttttttttatttgctaAGTAGTAATAAGATCTTTTTTGCTTTCAGTCTTTTAGAGAAAAACATAAAAGGACACTAGTTGAAGTTCTTGAGAAGATTAAAGGAGGTACAAACATCAGCTTTTTATGCAGCAGCTAAATGTTCATTAGTTTGTCAACTGGCCAAACTGATCAGATGGTTCTTGCTGACTCTCCTATAACTTTTGCAGAGCTCATGGTTCTGGGATTCATATCACTACTTCTCACATTTGGGCAGAGCTACATTGCTAAAATTTGTATTAGTGACCATATTGCAAACACGATGTTACCATGCAAGCACCGTGTTCATGAAAACAGTGGGGGTAAAGAGGATGAGTATAAGGAGGGGGCGGCAGAGATATTGAATGAGAATAAAGGTGGGGGTGGGCATCGTAGGCTTCTGTGGGATGAGCGCAGAATATTATCAGGAGGTGGCGGCAAAGCTCAGTGCCACGCGGTATTGACAACTCACTACTTAATGAACTGATTGTGCTATCTTGATTCTCAAATTGCTTTACTTGACGCAACATAGTACTTTTTGGTATTACTAATGTGGTGTTAAGGCTCGCTCGCTGCCCAAAATCTTTCCCTTTATGCACAAATCTATACCAGTAATCTCCCTGACCTGCCACAATGCTAATTAATTACTGCACCAAATTTCTTTGCTAATTAGTTACTGCACAAAATTGTTTCCAACAGTAGTGATAATCTATAAGGCTGTGGTACTATAAGTTATCACTCATCGGATTATTAACGAAAGACAGTTTACATTCATCATAGGCTCATACCATATGTAAAACTTAAAGCTTGTGTCCTGCATTACAGAGGTGTAACTTCAAATTTCAGATGGTTTACTAATGCAATTTTTTTAAATAGGGTTACCAACCGCTTGTATCTGTTGATGGAGTTCACCAGTTACATATCTTCATCTTCTTTTTGGCTTGCTTTCATGTCCTTTACAGTGCTATTACAATGTTACTGGGAAGGACGAAGGTAAACAACTTAAAATCAAACTATATAAATATAGTTTGCAGCTATCAAATTGTAATTACAATGTAAATCTTGATCTTTCTTTGGAAAGAAGTTTTTGCAGCTTATCACAAATGGTTATAAGTTTTTTATTTCTTTGATTTAGCTTCGTACCTGGAGGCGCTGGGAGGAAGAAGCTGCTGCGCAGACTGATCAGAACAATGGTTTTCCCTTGGACGCTTACCAAACTTTTATATTTTCATATTCTAACGATGAATTTAAGTCTATATTTCCCCAAGTCACAGGATTGTTTTAACTGTTCTTTACTGTTCTTTAATGATGTAGAGCATGCTCAATTCAGGCTCACACATGAGACGTCTTTCGTGAGAAACCACGCTAGTTTCTGGACAAAAAACCCTGTCTTCTTTTACCTTGTAAGAAACTGAAACATTTCGTTGAAACTCAGTTGTCAAAATATCTCTAATTTTATTCCACCTCTTTAAATCTGAGTTAGTTCACAATCATCATTGTGCTGCTTAACCTTTATAATCAAATTGTAGTTAGCTCCGAGTTCTTAAGATGTTCATTTAAAAATCTGAGAACCTAGCTAAAGCTTAGTGCAGTAGCAGCGATAGTAATGGTAATCTTAGCAAGCTATATATGAAAGAACACTAAACATGTTACTAATCGTAATAATCTCAAATTCGCTTAGGTCCAATAACTCAACAATGACTATGATACTAACAAGAACCATTAGCAACACACACACCAACTAGTTCAGTAACTTTTGAATGAAGCATTTTACCTAACCCTGTGCTATTCTTTCCTGATGCATCTGCCCATTTCAGGGTTGCTTTTTCCAGCAATTTTTTAGGTCTGTTCGTAAATCTGACTACTTGACTATGCGCCATGGATTTGTCTCTGTAAGTTCTATAAGATTCATGATTCTTCTCATATGTATTGAGCTTCTATTCttccatattttatttttcaattgCTGTTATAGGTTCATTTATCACCTGGAAGTAAGTTTGACTTTCGAAAGTATATCAAAAGGTCTTTAGAAGATGATTTCAAGGTTCTTGTAGGAATCAGGTACTATTCAGTTGCGATATAAACTTTTGCGTTACGTGGCTTCTTCTGATACAAAACTTGTTCTTACATCATCCGACACTCATCTACTCAAGTCTGATCATATTTCAGTCCCTTGTTATGGACTTCAGCGGTCATCTTCTTGACTCTTAACGTCGAAGGTACATTTCTTTTTCCAATTGAGTGTTTCTTTTACCTGATCATTATATGCTATGTTACTTTGAACTTGGCTGGGAGTGTCCGACATGAATGATTATTCAAGCATCGAACTCTGCAAAAACCAACTCTGCAAAAACTATGCATGTTTTTGGCCCAAAATGAAATACTGAGTGTTCATACCCCATGTCTGCGTGTCCTTGTCCGCCACGTGTACTTGGAGTAAAATAAAGATTTCGAATAACATAGAGTAAATGTGATATTGATTACACTTTCAAAACTTCAAATAGATAGCTAAGTTTATGTTTATTTATAATTTGCAGGATGGCAGGCTATGTTTTGGCTCTCTCTCTTGCCGCTAGTTGTAAGACCTAATTGATTTGCGTACATGTTGTCATCCTCATTGTATTTTAGTATCACAAAAGATAATAAGTTTACCATGGGATTCTTCATTGAAGGTAATATTATTAGTTGGAACAAAGCTTCAAGCAATTATATCGCAGATGGCGATTGAAATCACAGAAAGGCATGCTGTAGTACAAGGCATACCTCTTGTCCAAGTGTCTGATCGATACTTTTGGTTTAGTTCGCCTAGGCTACTTCTCCATATAATTCATCTCACACTTTTTCAGGTCTCTATCTTCTGCCTCTTCTTTAAGAGTCTTTCTGTTTTAATGCCTTGTCTTTGTTCAAGTTTTTCCATTCTTGAGTAGACCAACTGGTGCTAATTCTTTCCTTTATGTCCAGAATGCATTTGAGATAACATACTTCATGTGGATATGGGTAATGAAGCTGCAGCCCCTTATACTTTTCCACTTTATACACTTAAGCACTCATGTGAGAAACTTCATATTTTTTTCTGCAGTACGAGTTCGGATTGCACTCTTGCTTTCATGAGTACATATATCTTCAGTATCTGAGACTTTGCATCGGGTAAGTTCGAGTAGAAAACTGCCCAATTCCCTGCCTCCTCCATCTGATTTGCAACAAACAAACAAGTCTAATCGAAAAAATCGAATGGAATAGATTGCTCCTAGTTGACAAATAGCTGCTCTGATATCCAGAGGCTTGAAAATATTTGCCCTGTTACTGTAAACATGACCTTCTGTTAGTACTATGATACACAACAATGATTATTTTCTAATTAGGTGATTCATTTGGCAGGGTTGAGGTTTTATTCTTGTGCAGCTACATCACCCTCCCACTCTACGCTCTGGTTACACAGGTATTTCTTTTTTACGTTAACTCCTCCATTTTCCCAACAGAGTTGCATTTAACGTGACCTAATCCGTTAAGCACAATATATAAGGAACGGAACACATGACTAAGAGGTTCTTGAAGTTGCTCCATGTTTGCTATTGTTATGGTTTTCCTTTCATGTTACTATCATTATAGGAAGCCGGTCCACATCCATCGATTGTAGGCAAACCATCTATATGCGGAAAATTTTGTGGATAGTTAGTACCCTAAAACCACACTTTAGTGCGGATAGAGTAATGTGGTCCCCTATATTCACATCAATTTCTCGTGTTAAACCTATTCACGGAAATTTTTCGCGGACAGATGGTTATAGTCATCGATGGCCAGGAACCAGGACCCAGGACCCATCATTTTACTATGACTTATTTGAACAGTTCTTAAGTATAACTTTCTCTGATCTTTTGTTTTTGGGAATTTCAGATGGGATCAACCATGAAAAAGACAATATTTGATGAACAAACAAGCAAAGCACTAATGTCATGGCATAAACATGCACTAAAGAAAAAACATGAAGAGAAGCCTGGATCGCCTGGTGCGAAAATGAGCCCACCTGATAGTCCTCAGGGTTCTCCAGTGCATCCAAATTCGCGTAAAGTCATTGAATCAAGCCCGTTAGGAATAGCTAGCGCCTCAAAAGTTGACATTCCAGAATAAAGGGCACCGCGATTATGATACGCAATCTGGTGGCAGAAACTATGAACTCAGATAAGATGTGTTGTTGCAGTAGAACCTAAAACTTATTGATCCATTGGTGTACCATTAGTTATTACTACCAAATTCAATGCAAAGACAGGGACGTAGTATAGGATCTTACACCGATTATAATTGATATATATTTAGTATTTTGTAAGGCTAGTTAATTGCAAAAAAATTGTTTTGGGTGATTTTGTACAGCTGATAGTCCAGTACTGTAAAAAGTTTCGTTCTCTATACTGACAAGTGACAACAGTGTATCAACACTAAACCGGCCTTGCATGTTGCATTACAGTTTGGATGTTTGGATATAGTTTCTCCCTCCGATTAAATTGATGAACTTTTTACTCATGTACAGTTTTTTTATATTCCACCAATTATTTTAATGGTTATTAAATGACATAATAATTTGTTAACTCGTCCATCGAATCCTGCGTTTGAATCGAAATTAGTCGCTAAAGATATTTCATAATAATTGATTGGATAATTGATGATCatagataatttaatttaataatttatattattgTTACATCCAAAAATTGATACGATCTCTAAGCAAACCCAttatatgaattataaatattgtTGAGTTGAAATAATTGGGTCCAAATATAATCCTGAGAATCTTCCGATTGATTTCGGATTGAGAAATAGTCATTTTTAGAAGAGATATAGAATTCATCAAGGTCAAGAAACTTCTTTGAGCATATTTGACACTTTCAcctctttccaacctgaaaccttcataatAACTCATTAGTATACTAAGTTTTACTTCACGTGCCTTAGATGTACCTTCATAGCTGACTTTGATAGTATCTCAGATTTGTTTAGCTATGATACAAGCTGACACTTTACGTAACTCAGTAGCCACCATTTCATTCAGGAGTGACATTACTTTAGCATTATGATTCATAAAATTGACTTCTTCATGAGAGAGTTCCTTGAGAGATTTAGCCTTGCCATCTTTCATTTAAGATTGTATTTAGGTAAAATTGACTTCTTCATGAGAGAGTTCCTTGAGAGATTAAAATGtagtaatattatgttaactgaaattaaaacagtgcacacaatatttcaaaactcacttaattttatattaaaatcaagctagtgttttgctacaaatcccgggttctttgtaagtaaagaactcagcttcttccttgagagagttacaagaaattctagatctGTTTTATACAATTAAAAGCAAGGGAccagtatttactttatagaatagtaaacacaggtttacacaacatgcagTAGATTGTACTAAACCTTACTTTAAATTATCTCTAAAGCTTTTCAtatctggcttagtgtatctttgcaaatcctaTAAATCTCTGACTTTTcattgtcagttaatcttggactttgatcttgtactcttcaagctgcttttgtagacttttcaatctaagtgattagatcgtttgttgattgataatcttgaatatttaactttctgcattctatacttgagcttcatatcgagatctccagtttgatctataaagaactgacatctcgataagtataatgatttatcgagatctcttagttctctataagtgttttaaatttgtcgaggtctttgagttctcggggtaactttgacttgtcgaggtctctaagttcccgaggtaactttgacttgtcgaggtctccaaaactctgcatgtagaaatgacttgttgatatctctgagatctctataggcatattgacttatcgatatttctgagatctctaatgaaatattttacttgtcgatatctccaactaTGTCTTCATTTGaacttgtcgatatttctgagttctctatatgcaaagTGACATGTCGATATtttcaatcttcatatcttcatttaacttgtcgatatctctgggactTCTCAATAGGtcaatttggacttctcgataagtcattctggagttctcgaatgacttctatatatgacttgatctgtgacttgtagatatcttgacttagaatgtttttcccaaaacagatttattcaactccaagcttcttcacaatttctctgaggcatgatcttcttgatcttcttccagagtttattcttagacttgagactgtttacagaaaaatactccagtctaatctttgacatttttacagactcaagtaatacaatacaaaatacagatttagattatcatacaactaattcttagggctgtcaatttgacttagtcttgttatgatacaggcatgttTTGCACAATAATATCctccaatttgtgagaagattgcttatcacaaattcatgtctggTAACAAGACTAATCTCAAGTTATAATGAACAATAGAATATTACATGAAAAATTGACAgaaatacaacttttatacattaagtGATTACAAGAATTTGATAAGTATAttcaccacacaaatttcttatACCCCGTTTCCTGTCTAATGATGTCCTTTAATTCTACAAGCACTTCTAGTTCCACTATGATttgtgtccctcttagagcttctacaagtttgagccactcatctaatgaataaTTGTTCAAGTAACCAACTCTAATTCTTGAGAATCTACCAACCTTGATGTTAAGGAAATATCCATCCTTGGTAATTCTGCTATTCCCTCTTGCCTTTAATTCTTCAGTTGTTTTCTCAAACATTCTATCTCTTCAACATATTTCCTTTCCCTCTCCCCTCTTTCAGCCTTTTcttttgctcttctttcttccctcACAATCAACCATACAGCCAATACAGACCTCCAAGCcattgtacaagtatccttatccttcagtaagcttatTACCCTCTTTATCTCTGTGGTTGAATAAATATCCATTAAATTTCTTCCAAGTAAGGTGTAGGATCCATCTTGATAGTAGATTCTCACTTccctcaatgatacaacccaaactttgaccatttcttcagctaattgttgaaagtagtcttcatctgtgatgcaccagttCCAGGGTAGAAAATCTTTTTGGTTAAAGCAGTttcagatggccctctcagtaacttgcatttTCTTTGGCTTTATTCCAACATATTTGTAGTGGGTTTTGATTGGTGGCCTAAAAGAAGGTGGGTTTGAGATTTCCTTTAGAGaagtttggcttgaggtgattggtatttcCAGTATGGTGTTAGCAGTGTATTTGTAGAAGAATTTAGGTTTAGAGATTAGAGGTGGTAAaatgtttgagtttgttggcttaggGGATTGAGTTTGGTTGATTTAGATTTGTAAGGTATTTTTTTATGGTTCTGAACCATCctctttcttctttcttctcttctcATCCCCGCTTTTCTTATCATCTCCTTTCTTCTCAtcctgcttcttttctttgctGCCAGTTACCTTGGAGGACTGACTTGGATTtaagccagaaggtttttgatcatctttcttctgctcattatcatcatcatccaaatcatccttattGAATTGTGTTTTGGGCAACTTCGCTTCAGGATTCCTCAAATATCTCCTTAACAACTTGATCATTTCTTCATCCTTAATAGACTTGTACTTCTTAGTCTTCAAGTCAGTCTCCAAGGTTATAATGAGCTTTTTATTTgccatgacacattgcttaggAATTTGGAAGTGTTTGTAATGTTTAGTGGTAGAACaaatgtattcagcctcagctatggaagttgacatatattgttgtttcttactataccaggataaaagcctttgtccaagaaactgacagcttccattagtactctttctatcaaccctgcatctagcaaaatctgcatctatgtatccaacaacttcaaaacctgttcccttaggagaccataatcccaagtttggagtcccttttaagtatctgaaaattctttccacagccatcaaatgtgattcctttggattggcttgaaatcttgcacacagacatgttgcaaacatgatgtctggtctactagcagttaaatacagcaaagatctaatcattcctctatatcctgaaatgtctacacctttttctttcttatcttcatccaacttagtagttgcagacataggtgtagatgtaggtgaacaatcaaccatatcaaacttcttcaataaatccttgacatacgtagtttggctgatgaaaatcccatcacttttttgactgacttgaagtctaagaaagtaactaagttctcccatcatactcaattcatattcactttgcataagctttgagaatctttgaaatagattttcattagtagaaccaaaaatgatatcattcaTATAAATCTGAACCAGGATCTATcatcaccatgctgcttgtagaagagagtcttggaaattgtacctctagtgaatccatgtttgatgaaaaattctgacagtgtgtcataccaagctctaggtgcttgctttagtccataaagaaccttgagtaatttgtatacaaagtttggaaattatggatcttcaaagccaggtggctgttgcacataaacttcttcttccaactcatcTTTAAcgaatgcactctttacatccatttgatacaccttaaaatttgagtgtgcagcaaatgcaagaaatatccttattgcttcaagtcttgcaactggagcaaaaattTATTATAATCAATTCCTTTCTCTTGTGAGTAATTTTTTGCAACCAACCTTATTTTGTTTCTGGTGACAATCCCATTTCCAttcattttgttcctgaacacccactttgttccaattacacttctgttctttagtgcaggaaccaactcccaaactttatttctttcaaactgatttagctcctcttgcattgcagatatccaatcaggatcaagtagaacttcctcagttttcttaggctcaacttgtgaaagaaaacattCATGTATGCATTCATTTTCAGTTGCACTTCTAGTGCTTGGTCACCAgtaattgcttctcttgtgttAATTCTATCACATTTCctagtgtgagtttgttgacttgagttttctgcattttcttcaccactgacatgacttacagaaccttc is a genomic window containing:
- the LOC141711100 gene encoding MLO-like protein 9, coding for MSGGAESGERQLDQTPTWAVGLVCAVIVVISVLLEKLLHHIGHSFREKHKRTLVEVLEKIKGELMVLGFISLLLTFGQSYIAKICISDHIANTMLPCKHRVHENSGGKEDEYKEGAAEILNENKGGGGHRRLLWDERRILSGGGGKAQCHAGYQPLVSVDGVHQLHIFIFFLACFHVLYSAITMLLGRTKLRTWRRWEEEAAAQTDQNNEHAQFRLTHETSFVRNHASFWTKNPVFFYLGCFFQQFFRSVRKSDYLTMRHGFVSVHLSPGSKFDFRKYIKRSLEDDFKVLVGISPLLWTSAVIFLTLNVEGWQAMFWLSLLPLVVILLVGTKLQAIISQMAIEITERHAVVQGIPLVQVSDRYFWFSSPRLLLHIIHLTLFQNAFEITYFMWIWYEFGLHSCFHEYIYLQYLRLCIGVEVLFLCSYITLPLYALVTQMGSTMKKTIFDEQTSKALMSWHKHALKKKHEEKPGSPGAKMSPPDSPQGSPVHPNSRKVIESSPLGIASASKVDIPE